From a single Miscanthus floridulus cultivar M001 chromosome 8, ASM1932011v1, whole genome shotgun sequence genomic region:
- the LOC136469528 gene encoding uncharacterized protein has product MDSSSDDDESEPGQGPLDHLPDVRETVPRALASGPASLGGGGEGASRLAIARPEAEADTPETRALGKRAVSPMGSTAEVERATTGATQPPPQRVEGASESGEGRPVPVDTGAVPPPLSRTRDVVRKLLCPHSSQKHQAEAPALAPCKALKVSTCSIAQWVVEAQATIQCGAASARADPKESATQGEATEATTKQAGEEVPTPREAGALEPGEAEAPSIAEATEGEGEAEAPRTSEAEVADAGAPRTTEAKVAKAGAPGTTEAEAAKAGLGAAEPAAQDAETEAGQASVPPPVQDPPPSQESA; this is encoded by the exons atggattcttcgagcgatgacGACGAGAGCGAGCCAGGGCAGGGtcctctggaccatctccctgacgtcagggagacAGTGCCCAGGGCGTTGGCGAGCGGCCCGGcgtctctaggaggaggaggagagggcgccTCGAGGCTGGCGATCGCCCgccccgaggccgaggccgacacgcccgagacaCGGGCATTGgggaagcgcgccgtcagcccgatgggctcgacggcagaggtggagcGGGCGACGACGGGGGCGACTCAACCGCCTccgcagagggtcgagggggcatcAGAGTCCGGCGAGGGCCGGCCGGTACCGGTGGACACGGGGGCCGTGCCACCACCATTGTCGAGGACGAGGGATGTGGTGCGGAAGCTATTGTGTCCCcattcgag CCAGAAGCATCAGGCAGAAGCGCCCGCCCTGGCGCcatgtaaggcgctcaaggtgagcacctgCTCCAtcgcccaatgggtggtggaggcacaagccacCATACAGTGTGGCGCGGCATCGGCCAGGGCTGACCCAAAGGAGTCGGCcacccaaggagaggctaccgaggcgaCCACGAAGCAAGCAGGGGAGGAGGTGCCTACGCCCCGTGAGGCCGGGGCCCTCGAGCCAGGTGAAGCCGAGGCACCTTCAATCGCTGAGGCCActgagggcgagggcgaggccgaggcccctaggacctccgaggctgaggtggcggacgccggggctcctaggaccaccgaggccaaggtGGCAAAGGCTGGAGCTCCTGGGACCACTGAGGCTGAGGCAGCGAAGGCTGGCTTGGGCGCGGCGGAGCCGGCAGCCCAGGATGCAGAGACGGAGGCAGGGCAAGCTTCAGTACCGCCCCCAGTCCAAGACCCACCGCCATCACAGGAGAGCGCCTAG